A portion of the Megalobrama amblycephala isolate DHTTF-2021 linkage group LG23, ASM1881202v1, whole genome shotgun sequence genome contains these proteins:
- the grxcr1a gene encoding glutaredoxin domain-containing cysteine-rich protein 1 → MEEALMTPEDGKRQKRVRFRVASGNSGRVLKEMFKDEGPSDSLDSDCTSSSEADRASTPSTSGEANGHLCGCLGSELDDSGSEPDDLLMFAGGRDKVLSTKRVNILSKNGTVRGVKHKVSAGQILFDNLAKNNGPELTLEFGRIVIYTTSFRVVRTTFERCELVRKIFQNHRVKFIEKNIALDSEYGKELETRCKRVGEPPSLPVVFIDGHYLGGAEKILAMNELGELQDLLTKIERVQHPDTCQTCGGFAFVPCPMCHGSKMSVFRNCFTDSFKALKCTACNENGLQPCSSCSH, encoded by the exons ATGGAGGAGGCTTTGATGACACCGGAGGATGGAAAGAGGCAGAAGAGGGTGAGATTCCGGGTGGCCTCGGGGAACAGCGGGCGGGTTTTGAAAGAGATGTTTAAGGATGAAGGGCCATCGGATTCACTGGATTCAGACTGCACCAGCAGCTCCGAGGCAGACCGGGCCAGCACTCCATCCACCAGCGGGGAGGCGAACGGCCACTTGTGTGGGTGCTTGGGGTCGGAGCTGGATGACAGTGGAAGTGAGCCTGATGACTTGCTGATGTTTGCAGGGGGAAGAGACAAAGTGTTGAGTACCAAACGAGTGAATATCCTCAGTAAAAACGGGACAGTTCGAGGAGTCAAGCACAAAGTCAGTGCTGGCCAAATACTCTTTGATAACTTGGCTAAAAACAATGGG CCAGAACTGACTCTAGAGTTTGGGCGAATTGTAATCTACACCACCAGTTTTCGAGTGGTCAGGACTACATTCGAGCGATGCGAGCTGGTCCGAAAGATCTTTCAGAACCACCGGGTGAAGTTCATAGAGAAGAACATCGCTTTAGACAGTGAATATGGAAAGGAACTGGAGACACGCTGCAAACGAGTGGGTGAACCTCCCTCACTGCCTGTGGTCTTCATTGACGGACACTATCTAGGG GGTGCAGAGAAAATACTTGCAATGAATGAATTAGGGGAGCTTCAGGATCTCCTCACCAAAATTGAg AGGGTTCAGCACCCCGACACATGCCAGACGTGTGGGGGATTTGCCTTTGTCCCGTGCCCTATGTGCCATGGCAGCAAAATGTCTGTGTTTCGCAACTGCTTCACCGACTCCTTCAAAGCTCTGAAGTGCACAGCGTGCAACGAGAACGGTCTCCAGCCCTGCTCCAGCTGTTCTCACTAA